In a single window of the Candidatus Nanosynbacter featherlites genome:
- a CDS encoding UDP-N-acetylmuramoyl-L-alanyl-D-glutamate--2,6-diaminopimelate ligase, with protein sequence MKQILVKAARSILPASALHGVENGYRRVRVRLLSARYGNPSKNLRVIAVTGTNGKTTTACYINEILKEAKFKTAMFTTALIEVAGKAQVNDLNATVASTGRMQQFFRDAKKADVDYVVLEITSHALDQHKLDGVPIEAAVMTNLTQDHLDYHKTMENYAAAKSKLFALEPRYIILNRDDEWYDYFDQFVAGEQKMTYGKHPEAEAQIQRVKLYRKGTEADVVLDHQTHLELATALPGEFNVHNMTAAVTLAYLLGVKLQDIQEGVANVEAVPGRFERAVEGLGYDVIVDYAHTPDALDKLLTAARKIAKGRVILVFGACGDRDKSKRPTMGEIAAKNADRIFLTDEESYNEDPDQIRRMVYEGIERSHGDAKTTEIPDRRQAIERALGSAQKGDMVLITGMGHEKYRIVNGQRLPWNDSQVVREILGQEKAE encoded by the coding sequence ATGAAACAGATTCTTGTCAAAGCAGCCAGAAGTATTTTGCCCGCCAGTGCTTTGCATGGTGTGGAGAATGGATATCGCCGAGTCAGAGTACGACTATTGAGCGCGCGGTATGGTAACCCGTCAAAAAACTTGCGAGTTATTGCAGTAACTGGCACCAATGGAAAGACAACGACCGCCTGCTACATCAATGAGATCTTGAAGGAAGCTAAATTTAAGACAGCGATGTTCACGACAGCGTTGATCGAGGTGGCAGGGAAGGCTCAAGTCAATGATTTGAATGCAACAGTGGCTTCGACTGGTAGGATGCAGCAGTTCTTTCGTGATGCAAAAAAGGCCGATGTGGACTATGTCGTGTTGGAAATCACGTCGCACGCGCTTGATCAGCATAAACTTGACGGCGTGCCAATTGAAGCAGCGGTGATGACCAATTTGACGCAGGATCATTTGGACTATCACAAGACTATGGAGAATTATGCAGCGGCTAAGAGTAAATTGTTTGCGCTGGAACCGCGATATATCATTTTGAACCGTGATGATGAATGGTATGACTATTTTGATCAATTTGTTGCTGGTGAACAAAAAATGACCTACGGCAAACATCCGGAAGCAGAGGCGCAGATTCAGCGAGTTAAGCTGTACCGCAAGGGCACTGAAGCTGATGTAGTTTTGGATCATCAAACGCATTTGGAGCTGGCGACAGCGCTGCCGGGCGAGTTTAATGTGCACAATATGACGGCAGCGGTGACATTGGCGTATCTGCTGGGTGTCAAGCTGCAGGATATCCAAGAAGGAGTGGCGAATGTCGAAGCGGTTCCTGGTAGGTTTGAGCGAGCGGTGGAGGGCCTTGGGTATGACGTAATTGTTGATTATGCTCATACGCCTGATGCATTGGATAAATTATTGACGGCTGCTCGTAAGATTGCCAAGGGTCGAGTGATTTTGGTATTTGGGGCTTGTGGTGATCGTGACAAGAGTAAGCGGCCAACTATGGGCGAAATTGCTGCTAAAAACGCAGACAGGATATTCCTGACTGACGAGGAGAGTTATAACGAAGACCCTGATCAGATCAGAAGAATGGTTTACGAAGGAATTGAGCGGTCTCATGGTGACGCTAAGACGACGGAAATTCCTGACCGGCGGCAGGCGATTGAGCGAGCGCTTGGCTCTGCTCAAAAGGGTGATATGGTATTGATCACTGGTATGGGGCACGAAAAATACCGAATTGTGAATGGACAGCGACTACCGTGGAATGATAGTCAGGTAGTGCGCGAGATTTTAGGACAGGAAAAAGCAGAATAA
- a CDS encoding valine--tRNA ligase — MQLAKQYIPNDYEPDIYALWETSDSFAPTGEGKPYSIVMPPPNANGNLHIGHALDMNLKDILIRYHRLKGDDAVFIPGADHAGFETWVVYEKELAKQGKSRFDFSREQLYSQVWNFVQEKRGNMELQLRALGTSASWKHLTFTLDDKVIQTVYDTFRQMWEDDLIYRGERIVNYCTVHQTSFADIEVEHKTEKGTLWKIAYPTLDKIGEIVVATTRPETMLGDVAVAVHPDDERYKKLIGTRILLPIIDREIPIIADEYVDMSYGTGAVKITPAHDPNDFEMAERHGLPIKSIISHDGKLINVPPQFLGLDPQEARRRILAALEAMELRRGESDIEHAVGHCYKCGTVIEPMVKEQWFIKMQPLAKPAIEALEKREITFHPASKRKELIAYLEQLKDWNISRQIPWGIPIPAFVNETDSNDWIFDTRVTEKRIVVNGTTYIREEDTFDTWFSSGQWPYIVTDYLNGGELAKYFPTSLMETGMDIMRAWVSRMIMLSLYRTGKLPFKDVYLHGMVNDEHNQKMSKSKGNVINPMELVSEFGSDATRMGIIAGRAPAQHQAFNRGAVIAARNFCNKLWNIARFVEAQIGDDHVIVPLQPQTPADHWIIRQLNDAANNVAVRLEQYRFSEAAETVYHAIWDDVADWYIESSKTAINRPLLSWVLATSLRITHPFAPFVTETIWQTLNYTDGILMRDSWPTPEQYDEIEAEQFERIKELVSEGRWVITELPGNKKYRLLYGNDSLVKENADTIKHLMRLASIEHTDQPRGLRLAAANREVWLDIDDETLYQHQTELEMRLAEARKRLEGLEARINNPSYAEKAPAHLVEETRQHITDQQALIQRLITELEVIKCN, encoded by the coding sequence ATGCAATTAGCCAAACAATACATTCCAAATGACTACGAACCAGATATCTATGCTCTGTGGGAGACGAGTGATTCTTTTGCGCCCACAGGTGAAGGTAAGCCATATAGTATCGTCATGCCACCACCAAATGCCAACGGTAACCTGCACATTGGACACGCGCTTGACATGAACCTAAAAGACATCTTGATTCGTTATCACAGACTAAAGGGTGATGACGCAGTGTTCATTCCTGGAGCAGATCACGCTGGCTTTGAAACATGGGTGGTTTACGAAAAAGAACTGGCAAAGCAGGGGAAAAGTCGCTTTGATTTTTCGCGAGAACAACTGTACAGCCAGGTGTGGAATTTTGTCCAAGAAAAGCGTGGCAATATGGAGTTACAACTACGTGCTTTAGGCACAAGCGCCTCCTGGAAACACCTTACATTTACCCTGGATGATAAGGTGATACAAACAGTGTACGACACTTTCAGACAGATGTGGGAAGATGATCTGATTTACCGAGGTGAACGAATCGTTAACTACTGTACTGTCCACCAAACTAGTTTTGCTGACATTGAGGTCGAACATAAAACAGAGAAGGGTACGTTATGGAAAATTGCCTACCCAACATTGGACAAAATTGGCGAGATCGTAGTTGCCACCACCCGTCCTGAAACCATGTTGGGCGACGTTGCTGTGGCTGTTCACCCTGATGACGAGCGCTACAAAAAACTCATTGGTACCCGCATTCTCCTGCCAATTATCGACCGCGAAATCCCAATCATCGCTGACGAATACGTCGATATGAGCTATGGTACTGGAGCCGTCAAAATAACCCCAGCGCATGATCCAAATGACTTTGAGATGGCAGAACGCCATGGCCTGCCGATCAAAAGTATCATCAGCCACGACGGCAAGCTAATCAACGTGCCGCCACAATTCTTAGGCCTAGATCCACAAGAAGCGAGACGCCGCATCCTAGCCGCCCTGGAAGCCATGGAGCTACGCCGCGGTGAATCTGACATTGAACATGCCGTCGGTCATTGCTACAAGTGTGGCACCGTCATTGAACCAATGGTCAAAGAGCAGTGGTTTATCAAAATGCAGCCACTAGCCAAGCCAGCCATTGAGGCGCTGGAGAAGAGGGAGATTACTTTCCACCCAGCCTCAAAGCGTAAAGAACTCATCGCCTACCTGGAGCAGCTCAAAGACTGGAACATCTCCCGACAGATTCCGTGGGGTATCCCAATTCCAGCCTTTGTTAATGAAACCGACTCAAACGACTGGATCTTTGACACTCGGGTGACAGAAAAGCGTATTGTTGTAAATGGCACAACATATATCAGAGAAGAAGACACCTTTGACACCTGGTTCTCATCTGGTCAATGGCCGTACATCGTGACCGATTACCTCAATGGTGGGGAACTAGCCAAATACTTCCCAACCAGCCTGATGGAAACTGGTATGGACATCATGCGGGCATGGGTATCACGCATGATTATGCTCAGCCTGTACCGCACTGGTAAGCTACCATTCAAAGACGTTTACCTACACGGCATGGTCAACGACGAGCACAATCAAAAAATGTCCAAATCCAAAGGTAATGTCATCAACCCAATGGAACTGGTGTCAGAATTTGGCTCAGACGCCACCCGCATGGGTATCATCGCTGGGCGAGCGCCAGCTCAGCATCAAGCCTTCAACCGGGGTGCGGTCATCGCTGCTCGTAACTTCTGCAACAAGCTGTGGAATATTGCTCGCTTTGTTGAAGCACAAATTGGCGACGATCACGTCATCGTGCCATTACAGCCACAAACCCCAGCTGATCACTGGATTATTCGCCAGCTGAATGACGCCGCCAACAACGTCGCTGTCCGTCTGGAACAATACCGCTTTTCTGAGGCCGCCGAAACCGTCTATCACGCTATTTGGGATGACGTCGCTGACTGGTATATTGAATCATCAAAAACCGCCATCAACCGCCCATTATTGTCATGGGTACTGGCAACCAGCCTGAGGATTACTCATCCATTCGCACCGTTCGTCACTGAGACAATTTGGCAGACACTCAACTACACCGACGGTATTCTGATGCGCGACAGCTGGCCAACACCAGAACAATACGATGAAATTGAAGCTGAACAATTTGAACGAATCAAAGAATTAGTCTCCGAAGGTCGCTGGGTGATCACAGAGCTACCGGGCAATAAAAAATATCGCTTACTGTACGGCAATGACAGCTTGGTCAAAGAAAACGCCGACACCATCAAACACCTGATGCGCCTTGCCTCAATTGAGCACACCGATCAACCGCGTGGTCTCAGATTGGCCGCAGCCAACAGGGAAGTGTGGCTGGATATCGATGATGAGACGCTCTATCAACACCAGACTGAGCTAGAAATGCGCCTCGCAGAAGCCCGAAAACGCCTCGAGGGGCTTGAAGCGCGTATCAACAATCCATCTTACGCCGAAAAAGCACCGGCCCATTTAGTGGAAGAGACTCGCCAACACATTACAGATCAGCAAGCGCTCATCCAACGACTTATCACCGAGTTGGAAGTTATCAAATGTAACTAA
- the tsaD gene encoding tRNA (adenosine(37)-N6)-threonylcarbamoyltransferase complex transferase subunit TsaD, with amino-acid sequence MRILGIESSCDETAAAVIEDGHMLLSNVVNSQIDIHAAYGGVVPEVAARSHLEVISPVINKALSDADCTWDDIDAIAVTYAPGLIGSLLIGTLAARTLAIIHHKPLYKIHHVEAHVYANFINQQSDTLSLTLPKNQPVFPLLALIVSGGHSQLVLFQNHGDYQLIGQTQDDAVGEAFDKVAKIIGLPYPGGPAIAKAAELGDSQTFHLPIAKLAGEYDFSFSGLKTAVLRTVQREVGKDFTFPSHELPALVTDELQHNMAASFQYTAIKTLVDKTKKAYDNFQPASVVIAGGVAANQELRRQLSLALPIDIEYAPIQLCTDNAAMIAALGYFRAHIDQPTDPYNMEVQPSLSMLDAA; translated from the coding sequence ATGAGGATTTTGGGAATTGAATCAAGCTGTGATGAAACAGCTGCCGCCGTCATTGAAGACGGTCACATGCTACTATCAAACGTCGTTAACTCACAAATCGACATCCATGCTGCATACGGTGGAGTAGTACCAGAGGTAGCCGCTCGTTCACACCTGGAAGTCATCAGCCCAGTCATCAACAAAGCTCTGTCTGATGCTGATTGTACCTGGGACGATATCGACGCCATCGCCGTCACCTACGCGCCTGGTCTCATTGGTTCACTACTCATCGGTACTCTTGCCGCCCGCACCCTCGCCATTATTCATCACAAACCGTTGTACAAAATACATCATGTAGAGGCTCATGTATACGCTAATTTCATCAACCAACAGTCTGACACCTTATCTTTAACACTGCCAAAAAACCAACCCGTATTCCCTCTCCTTGCCCTCATCGTCTCTGGTGGACATTCACAGCTCGTCCTGTTCCAAAACCACGGTGACTACCAGCTCATTGGCCAAACTCAAGATGACGCTGTTGGTGAAGCGTTTGATAAGGTTGCCAAGATTATCGGCCTGCCCTACCCTGGTGGCCCGGCCATCGCCAAAGCAGCTGAGCTCGGTGATTCGCAGACCTTTCATCTACCCATCGCCAAACTCGCTGGTGAGTATGATTTCTCCTTTTCTGGCCTCAAAACAGCCGTTCTAAGGACCGTACAGCGCGAAGTCGGTAAAGACTTTACCTTCCCATCACACGAGCTCCCTGCCCTGGTGACCGACGAATTACAGCACAACATGGCTGCCAGCTTCCAGTACACCGCCATCAAAACTTTGGTTGATAAAACCAAAAAAGCCTATGACAATTTTCAGCCTGCTTCCGTCGTCATCGCTGGTGGTGTCGCCGCCAATCAAGAACTGCGCCGCCAACTAAGCCTAGCCCTGCCTATCGACATTGAATACGCACCCATTCAGCTCTGCACCGACAATGCCGCCATGATCGCCGCACTCGGGTATTTCCGCGCCCACATCGACCAGCCCACCGACCCATACAATATGGAAGTCCAGCCAAGTCTATCCATGCTCGACGCGGCGTAA